GGTGCACGTCGCCCCAGAGCATCGAAAAGATGGGATACTCGTTGATGGTGTTCTCGATCGTCCGGGTGCTCCCCCAGAGGACGTCGAACCAGGCATCCCCTATCAGGATGTGGTAGATGGCGGAGGGGTTCGGGAGGAAGAGTGCAACCACCGGGAGCCACCGGTAACGATCGAGGAGGAGGTGCCCGAGAGCGTAGAGTGAGACGACGGCAAGACCGAGCACCGTCGGGAGTGCAAGGTTGAAGGCGATCGTCGAAGGCACGCCGGATACGAGCCCGAGCACCCCATCCATCCAGTAGCCGAGGTAGTAGTAGACGTCCAGCGTCCCCCCTGCATACCAGGGATCGAGCGGCGGGACGGTGGGCACCCGCATGATCGAGGCGAGGATCGCGTGATCCATGAACTTCTCGGCGTAGGAGATGCTCGGGTTGATCCAGCGCACCTCGAGCATGAAGAGGAAGGGAAGCAGGAAGGCGAGGTCCCAGGTGAGCGCGGCCTGTAGCCGCTCCCTCGTGAAGAACCGGCGCGACCCCGCATACGCTACTCCGGCCACAAACGGCAGGAGGCCGAGCACGATTGGGAGTCCTGTCAGTCCCAGGTACCACGTACCGAGCGTGAAGAGGAGAATTGATGCCGGGTATGCCGCGGCTGCCGAGAGGTTGTCGAGGGTGCGGTCGAGCGCCGGCCAGACGGCGAGTTGAAGCATCTTGACGACGAGAAGCCAGAGCAGCACGGGAACGATGAACTCAACCGCCAAACGTATCCTCCTTCTCGATCTCCCTGTTGAATGCTCTCTTCAGGAGGCTCATCGACCAGTCGCCGAAGTAGTAGATCGACCCGACGCCCCCGACGAGCGTGACCAGGTTCTTGATCAGGTGGTCGATGACCGCTATCAGCGTTGCCGTGACCGCCGGGGTTCCCGCGAGCCCGAACGTCAGCGCGAGCGCGAGCTCGTAGGTTCCCACCCCTCCCGGAGTGATCGGAACGGCCTTGACGAGGTTGCCGATGACGATCGCGAGGACGACGATGCCGAACGGCACCGGCGCCTGGAACATCAAGACGACCGCGTAGCAGACCAGCACGTCGACGAGCCAGATCAGGAGCGATGACCCGCTGAGCACACCGAGAGCCCGGGGGTTGAGGGAGGCCCGCTTCACCTCATCAAGCATCCTCTGGATGGCGGCGACGATCCGGTTCCCCGACTCCATCCTGCCCGACCAGAGCAGCACGGCGAAGAAGACGGCCCCTGCGGCGAGGGGGACGACGATGACCGTGATGAACCAGTCGGGGACGTCGAGAACCGCGAGGACGAACGGGAGCGCGACGGCACCGAGTATCGCGATCATCAGGATGTCGAAGACACGCTCGACGACGAGGGAAGAGAACCCCTGCGAGTAGGTGGCGTCGTCCTCGTGCTTTAAGATCAGCATCCGCACGAAATCACCGAGGCGCGCGGGGACGATGAGGTTCGCCGTCTGGGAGATGAATATGCAGGCGGTCGAGAACCAGAGGCTCTTTCTGACGTCGAGCCCCTCCAGGATGAACCGGTACCGGTACCCCCGGAGAACCCAGGCAACAACGCAGATCCCGACGGCGGCAAAGAGGAAGGGTATTACGGCGTGCTCGAGCGTCAGCAGGAGTTCGTCCCATACGCGGTAGAGCATGTAGGCGACGATTCCGACCGCGATCAGGGTGGGGATGACGACCGCGCTAACTTTTTTCCACATGGAGCCGCCACCAGAGACGAAGAATCGCCGATCCCATCTCAACTACGTCGTTCCTCCGTACCGTCGTTCCCTCTCCCTGCCGCCATTGCACGGGGAACTCCCGTATCCGGTAACCGTTCTTCTGCGCCCGAACCAGCACCTCGGTGTCCCAGAACCAGTGATCTGCAGTCACCGACGGGATCAGGGAGAGGAGGCGGTCGCGCCGGAACGCCTTGAACCCGCATTGGTGATCGCAGAGCGAACTCCCGAGGATCGTCCTGACAAGCGTATTATAACCGCGACTCGCGATCTCCCGCCCGCCGCTCCGTACAATAACGCTCGCGGGGAGGAGGCGGGAGCCCGTTGCAATGTCG
The genomic region above belongs to Methanoculleus horonobensis and contains:
- a CDS encoding dolichyl-phosphate beta-glucosyltransferase, whose amino-acid sequence is MREVEVSAVLPVYNDLSALKTAIPRSLETLEAIAPGRFELIVAEDGSTDGSTEFVRECEAKDPRVRLLHSDERLGRGRALNRAFSGALGSIVCYYDVDLATDMQYLPELIDAIRDGHDIATGSRLLPASVIVRSGGREIASRGYNTLVRTILGSSLCDHQCGFKAFRRDRLLSLIPSVTADHWFWDTEVLVRAQKNGYRIREFPVQWRQGEGTTVRRNDVVEMGSAILRLWWRLHVEKS
- a CDS encoding lysylphosphatidylglycerol synthase transmembrane domain-containing protein; amino-acid sequence: MWKKVSAVVIPTLIAVGIVAYMLYRVWDELLLTLEHAVIPFLFAAVGICVVAWVLRGYRYRFILEGLDVRKSLWFSTACIFISQTANLIVPARLGDFVRMLILKHEDDATYSQGFSSLVVERVFDILMIAILGAVALPFVLAVLDVPDWFITVIVVPLAAGAVFFAVLLWSGRMESGNRIVAAIQRMLDEVKRASLNPRALGVLSGSSLLIWLVDVLVCYAVVLMFQAPVPFGIVVLAIVIGNLVKAVPITPGGVGTYELALALTFGLAGTPAVTATLIAVIDHLIKNLVTLVGGVGSIYYFGDWSMSLLKRAFNREIEKEDTFGG